In Magnetovibrio sp., the following are encoded in one genomic region:
- a CDS encoding exonuclease domain-containing protein, whose translation MAFIFYDTETTGLAAGFDQILQFAGIVTDDDLNPIEEINLRCRLQPHVIPSPGALVITGVRPSDIAGANLSHYEMIREIRALIERYAPAVIVGYNSISYDEGMLRQAFYQTLNPTYLTNTGGNMRMDVLKLAHAASQYAPDVLQVPLNDKGKPSFKLELLAPTNGLTHLDAHEALSDTQATLDLARLIRDRAPAVWEAMRRTSSKQGALAALDEDVFCSSEMMFGQPSILATKIAANPDNPSEVAVFDLSHDPTPYLDTSEKDMSSLLRISPRPIRIIKANQSPIVTPHTLSHPGVAGHGQTMDQLMDKVRAVREHPTFARNVAGAVATRYPEREAPAYVEQRIFEGFPSAADNALMEQFHAAPWADRPAIVSRIQDARLRELGERLIYLEHPDALTAETRQGHDAWRKKRFHAEGDVPWVTVTSAYGELDEIKGDPRAQDGMLAEIREFVDLLR comes from the coding sequence ATGGCATTCATCTTCTACGACACGGAAACCACGGGGCTGGCGGCTGGGTTCGACCAAATCCTCCAGTTCGCCGGGATCGTGACGGATGATGACCTCAATCCAATCGAAGAAATAAATCTACGCTGCCGTCTCCAGCCCCACGTCATTCCGTCGCCGGGAGCGTTGGTGATCACCGGTGTTCGTCCGTCCGACATTGCAGGGGCGAACCTGTCGCACTACGAGATGATCCGGGAAATCCGCGCCCTGATCGAGCGCTACGCTCCTGCCGTGATCGTCGGCTACAACTCCATCAGCTATGACGAGGGGATGCTGCGCCAGGCCTTCTACCAGACGCTCAACCCCACCTACTTGACCAACACCGGCGGCAACATGCGCATGGACGTGCTTAAGCTGGCCCATGCTGCCTCGCAGTACGCACCGGATGTATTGCAGGTGCCGTTGAACGACAAGGGTAAGCCGAGTTTCAAGCTGGAGCTTCTGGCCCCGACCAACGGGCTGACGCACCTGGACGCGCATGAGGCACTTTCCGATACCCAGGCCACACTGGACCTGGCGCGGTTAATCCGGGATCGCGCCCCGGCAGTGTGGGAAGCGATGAGGCGCACGAGTTCCAAGCAAGGTGCGCTTGCAGCGTTGGATGAGGACGTGTTCTGTTCGTCCGAGATGATGTTCGGCCAGCCCTCGATCCTCGCCACCAAGATCGCGGCCAATCCCGACAATCCGTCTGAGGTCGCCGTGTTCGACCTGTCCCACGACCCGACCCCGTACCTGGATACGTCCGAAAAGGATATGAGCTCACTGCTCCGCATCAGCCCGCGCCCCATCCGCATCATCAAGGCCAACCAAAGCCCCATCGTCACTCCGCATACACTCAGCCATCCGGGGGTGGCGGGGCACGGTCAGACGATGGATCAATTGATGGATAAGGTGCGTGCCGTGCGTGAACATCCGACCTTCGCCCGTAACGTGGCGGGGGCCGTCGCCACCCGCTACCCGGAAAGAGAAGCGCCAGCGTATGTGGAGCAACGAATTTTTGAGGGTTTTCCCAGCGCCGCCGATAACGCACTTATGGAGCAGTTTCACGCCGCCCCATGGGCAGATCGCCCGGCCATCGTCTCACGTATCCAGGATGCCCGTTTGCGGGAACTGGGCGAACGCCTGATCTATCTCGAACACCCGGACGCCCTCACAGCCGAAACGCGCCAGGGTCATGACGCATGGCGAAAGAAGCGGTTTCATGCCGAGGGCGATGTGCCTTGGGTTACCGTTACAAGCGCGTATGGGGAGTTAGACGAGATTAAAGGTGATCCGCGCGCCCAAGACGGGATGCTGGCGGAAATCAGGGAGTTTGTTGATCTACTCCGATAA